A part of Haliotis asinina isolate JCU_RB_2024 chromosome 10, JCU_Hal_asi_v2, whole genome shotgun sequence genomic DNA contains:
- the LOC137298455 gene encoding NGFI-A-binding protein 1-like isoform X2 has protein sequence MATTQPSNASEWQLYRVLQRANLLQYYDTFIAQGGDDVQQLCEAGEEEFLEIMALVGMASKPLHVRRLQKALQEWVANPGAFQGPGTTQSSSPAPGSITAVVRDQNLGYIHSTPPTSVVNAPTWNPQPAPRSVSPAAPAPDAPSPSSGSPQSDMKDIPVTMSGLQDDLGLNMCGYPMQTSQHSSSPLPTPVLVESQIQSIAEAAAQLSKELPPFDAKELNMKKQINREIQSVMQLTDDDPSRLDELRKYAAIYGRFDSKRKNDRPMSLHEISVNEAAAQLCRHIPTLLTRREDLFPLARQVVRDSGYQYSKGHSSVVKSEILDPRELKAADVVVSKKPRVDPVFQRMHDANPKTVKAELDKIHREERMNCINQDMKRIKDRQEAIKTEIVTARDTQNSPLVQKLQQELETLTAQQLALLTEQGEILRKQKRSERYLMTKPERPCGQYGDDDFTDSSNFPSGNSSPMNSQDGTELDFTKVAVYAANFRSSTAQKFMQETLFDEGLRIAQQYGMADFAEELKELKSRKIPKENGQDSDSEMSDTASESGQNGRKRKHSDSETLPEERNGKREKDDLSSDVKLQHNNNEADIAQAPKSAGFDTSQQNSLQSTSSEESDDDNEADSIKGKKGYLARPNHNGIRNEISEPLQNGD, from the exons ATGGCAACCACGCAACCTTCAAATGCCTCGGAATGGCAGCTATATCGGGTGCTACAGCGGGCAAACCTACTACAGTATTACGACACATTCATAGCGCAAG GTGGTGATGATGTACAACAGCTGTGTGAGGCCGGTGAGGAGGAATTTCTGGAGATAATGGCCTTGGTGGGGATGGCATCCAAGCCGCTCCATGTCCGACGCCTTCAGAAGGCACTACAGGAATGGGTGGCCAATCCAG GTGCATTCCAGGGACCAGGAACAACTCAATCTTCGAGCCCCGCCCCCGGGAGTATCACTGCGGTGGTGCGGGACCAGAACCTCGGCTACATTCATTCCACACCCCCTACATCTGTGGTGAACGCTCCTACATGGAACCCTCAACCAGCTCCTAGGAGTGTCAGCCCTGCGGCACCGGCTCCCGATGCCCCCAGTCCCTCCTCTGGGTCTCCACAGAGTGACATGAAGGATATACCTGTCACAATG agtggTCTCCAAGACGACCTTGGTTTAAACATGTGCGGTTATCCCATGCAAACAAGTCAACATTCCTCGTCCCCCTTGCCAACACCCGTCCTCGTTGAGAGTCAGATTCAGTCCATTGCAGAGGCTGCTGCTCAACTCTCgaaggagttacctccctttgatgcTAAAGAACTCAATATGAAGAAACAGATTAATCGTGAAATACAA TCTGTGATGCAACTGACAGACGACGACCCGTCGCGACTGGATGAACTTAGGAAGTATGCAGCCATATATGGTCGCTTTGACTCCAAGAGGAAAAATGATAGGCCGATGTCATTACACGAG ATATCAGTTAATGAGGCCGCTGCCCAGTTATGTCGCCATATACCTACATTACTGACTCGTAGAGAAGACTTATTTCCACTGGCAAGACAAGTTGTTCGTGACAGTGGTTACCAATATTCAAAAGGGCATTCCAG TGTTGTGAAGAGTGAAATATTGGACCCTAGAGAGTTAAA GGCTGCCGATGTAGTTGTGTCAAAGAAGCCACGAGTTGATCCTGTTTTCCAGAGAATGCACGACGCCAACCCCAAAACAGTGAAAGCAGAGCTTGACAAGATTCATAGAGAG GAGAGAATGAATTGCATCAACCAGGACATGAAACGAATTAAGGATCGACAAGAGGCCATAAAAACTGAGATTGTAACAGCCCGTGACACACAAAACAGCCCTCTAGTGCAGAAGCTCCAGCAAGAACTAGAGACATTAACAGCCCAGCAACTTGCTCTTCTTACAGAACAAGGCGAGATTCTACGTAAACAGAAGCGTTCAGAAAG GTATCTTATGACGAAGCCAGAAAGGCCATGCGGGCAGTATGGCGATGATGATTTCACAG ATTCTTCCAACTTTCCAAGTGGCAACTCTTCCCCAATGAACTCACAAGACGGAACTGAACTGGACTTTACAAAAGTAGCAGTTTATGCAGCAAATTTCCGTTCTTCAACTGCTCAAAAGTTCATGCAAGAGACCTTGTTTGATGAGGGTTTGAGAATTGCTCAACAGTATGGCATGGCTGATTTTGCAGAGGAGTTAAAGGAACTGAAATCTAGAAAAATTCCCAAAGAAAATGGTCAAGATTCAGATTCAGAAATGTCAGACACTGCGAGTGAGAGTGGGCAGAATGGACGGAAGAGAAAACATTCTGACTCTGAAACCCTTCCCGAAGAAAGGAATGGGAAAAGGGAAAAAGATGATTTGTCATCAGATGTGAAACTTCAGCATAACAATAACGAGGCCGACATTGCTCAAGCTCCAAAGTCTGCTGGCTTCGATACATCCCAGCAAAATTCCCTGCAGTCCACTTCAAGTGAAGAAAGTGATGACGACAATGAGGCTGATTCCATAAAAGGGAAGAAGGGCTATTTAGCACGACCGAATCACAATGGAATCAGAAACGAAATTTCTGAACCTCTGCAAAATGGGGACTGA